The Methanocella arvoryzae MRE50 genome includes a region encoding these proteins:
- a CDS encoding DUF169 domain-containing protein, whose amino-acid sequence MDADTMTLSPKEIGEKLAVAGRLKFRPLCIYGSETVPAGGRPMTSVDRCIAKAMFAASACADMPPLYFGKGAMAGCCPGGIGWTGYGRLAPALEYFVSYGTREFRDGAAEYLKASPELVRASKDAVGIITPPGTYTVVRACEDLDQDPGVRAVICFGNSEQIRNLSALIHFRSADPFNPVRAAWGPTCASWITYPAGMAEKAPADSAYLGPMDPTGNCWFPENCLGIGIPVKLAIAMCEDLDSSFIVRRPEVAYPVVRDDVCSRK is encoded by the coding sequence ATGGATGCGGATACCATGACTCTCTCCCCAAAAGAAATCGGTGAAAAGCTGGCGGTAGCCGGCAGGCTCAAGTTTCGGCCGCTCTGCATCTACGGCTCGGAGACCGTTCCGGCCGGCGGGAGGCCGATGACCTCCGTAGACCGCTGTATCGCAAAGGCAATGTTCGCTGCCTCGGCATGCGCTGACATGCCTCCTCTGTACTTCGGCAAGGGTGCCATGGCCGGGTGCTGTCCGGGCGGAATCGGATGGACTGGCTACGGCAGACTGGCCCCGGCGCTGGAGTACTTCGTGTCGTACGGGACCAGAGAGTTCAGGGATGGCGCAGCCGAGTACCTGAAAGCCAGCCCGGAGCTGGTCAGGGCCTCCAAAGACGCGGTCGGCATCATCACCCCGCCCGGCACCTACACGGTAGTGCGGGCTTGCGAAGACCTGGATCAGGATCCGGGTGTCAGGGCAGTCATCTGTTTCGGCAACAGCGAGCAGATCAGAAACCTGTCAGCCCTCATCCATTTCCGCAGCGCGGACCCCTTCAACCCGGTAAGGGCCGCCTGGGGCCCGACCTGCGCATCGTGGATCACTTATCCGGCCGGCATGGCAGAAAAGGCGCCGGCAGACTCGGCCTACCTGGGGCCCATGGACCCGACAGGCAATTGCTGGTTCCCGGAAAACTGCCTCGGGATCGGCATCCCTGTAAAGCTGGCGATCGCCATGTGCGAGGACCTCGACAGCTCGTTCATTGTCAGGAGGCCGGAGGTAGCTTACCCTGTGGTAAGAGATGATGTTTGTTCGAGAAAATAG
- a CDS encoding SOUL family heme-binding protein translates to MPAESFVDFFIPPAKILIMSVEQPAYETLKQDGSFEVRRYNGYVLAHVDVEADFDTALNEGFRALFGYITGHNRVRTKVPLTMPATGEVGERTETIPMTVPVIMEPRREGVYRVGFIMPGRYTLETLPRPDNESIGFTEIPDHKVAVIRFSGHSHEPKVREKIGELKDWLRGNDLEPKSSFRLARYDPPWIPGFLRHNEIMVDV, encoded by the coding sequence ATGCCGGCGGAATCTTTCGTTGATTTTTTCATTCCGCCCGCCAAGATTCTAATTATGTCCGTAGAGCAGCCAGCATACGAAACGCTGAAGCAGGACGGTAGTTTTGAGGTACGACGGTACAACGGCTACGTTCTCGCCCATGTGGACGTGGAGGCTGACTTCGACACCGCGCTGAATGAGGGTTTCCGGGCGCTGTTCGGCTACATTACTGGCCATAACCGGGTGCGGACAAAAGTCCCTCTGACCATGCCCGCCACTGGAGAGGTCGGGGAGCGCACAGAGACCATTCCCATGACTGTGCCGGTGATCATGGAGCCCAGGCGAGAAGGCGTTTACCGCGTCGGCTTTATCATGCCCGGGAGGTACACCCTCGAGACCCTGCCGAGGCCTGACAACGAGTCCATAGGCTTCACTGAGATACCTGACCATAAAGTGGCGGTCATACGGTTTTCCGGCCACTCGCACGAGCCGAAGGTGAGGGAGAAAATAGGCGAGCTGAAGGATTGGCTTAGAGGGAATGATCTGGAGCCGAAGTCCAGTTTCCGGTTGGCCCGGTATGACCCGCCCTGGATACCGGGGTTCCTGAGGCATAACGAGATCATGGTCGACGTCTGA
- a CDS encoding aminoglycoside N(3)-acetyltransferase has translation MRESEIIQKTPEPRTVESISRDLRALGLREGMTVIVHASLSSIGWVCGEAVAVIQALLNVVTEEGTLVMPAQTGLSDPAGWKNPPVPAPWVAIIRETMPAYDAAVTPTRGIGIIAETFRKWPGAVRSSHPNLSLSALGKNARRITEGQTIDYALGENSPLARIYDLDGYVLMLGTGYDTCTSLHLAEYRAPGAKPCRDGFPIMKDGRRTWVESEDIVLDSDIFPHIGADFEESVQISRGYVGSAGSRLFRQREAVDFATKWLTEYRKSHG, from the coding sequence ATGAGAGAGTCTGAGATTATTCAGAAAACCCCGGAGCCCCGCACAGTCGAGAGCATATCGAGAGACCTGCGGGCGCTGGGATTGCGAGAAGGCATGACAGTCATTGTGCACGCTTCCCTCAGCTCGATAGGCTGGGTGTGCGGCGAAGCGGTAGCCGTGATACAGGCGCTCCTCAACGTGGTCACAGAAGAGGGCACCCTCGTCATGCCTGCACAAACCGGGCTCTCAGACCCTGCCGGCTGGAAAAACCCGCCTGTGCCTGCCCCGTGGGTAGCGATCATCCGGGAGACGATGCCTGCATACGACGCCGCCGTCACCCCTACGAGAGGGATTGGCATCATCGCTGAAACTTTTAGAAAATGGCCAGGGGCAGTCAGAAGTTCCCATCCTAACCTTTCGCTGTCCGCCCTGGGGAAAAATGCCAGACGGATAACAGAAGGCCAGACTATCGACTATGCCCTCGGGGAAAATTCTCCCCTCGCCCGCATCTATGATCTCGATGGGTACGTGCTAATGCTGGGCACAGGATACGATACCTGTACCTCGCTTCACCTCGCCGAGTACAGGGCTCCCGGTGCGAAGCCCTGCAGAGACGGCTTCCCGATCATGAAAGATGGCAGGCGGACATGGGTAGAAAGCGAAGACATCGTGCTGGACTCCGATATTTTCCCCCACATCGGAGCGGACTTCGAAGAGAGCGTACAGATATCCAGAGGCTACGTCGGCTCCGCCGGGTCCAGGCTGTTCCGGCAGCGGGAGGCAGTCGACTTCGCCACGAAGTGGCTGACGGAGTACCGGAAGAGCCACGGCTGA
- a CDS encoding GyrI-like domain-containing protein, whose amino-acid sequence MPFTCEIKELPVQQALSVRTRSPVENLPNVIGQTYGTIIQYMSELGEQPAGAPFVAYYNMDMTDLDLEIGFPVNRELPGKGVVQPSRIPGGRTGTCMYTGPYQEIAPAYDALAKLIAEKGLEPTGVAYEIYYNSPMDTEPSKLQTLILFPIKS is encoded by the coding sequence ATGCCTTTTACCTGCGAGATCAAAGAATTGCCTGTACAGCAGGCTTTATCTGTACGCACCCGGTCGCCTGTGGAGAACCTGCCCAATGTGATCGGCCAGACCTATGGGACCATCATCCAGTACATGTCCGAGCTTGGCGAGCAGCCTGCGGGAGCGCCCTTCGTGGCCTACTACAATATGGACATGACTGACCTGGACCTCGAAATCGGTTTCCCGGTGAACCGGGAGCTGCCGGGCAAAGGCGTCGTGCAGCCTTCCCGGATCCCTGGTGGCAGGACAGGAACCTGCATGTACACTGGCCCATACCAGGAAATAGCCCCGGCATACGATGCGCTGGCAAAGCTGATCGCCGAGAAAGGGCTGGAGCCGACCGGAGTTGCCTACGAGATTTACTATAACAGCCCGATGGATACCGAGCCGTCGAAGCTGCAGACACTGATCCTCTTCCCGATTAAGAGCTAA
- a CDS encoding TrkH family potassium uptake protein: MPRNNDLNIILGDLKSLFSIAAVLMSAMVVSSLLFWELRSAAGFIAGMLVSLIIAAAIHSITPRSEALELKHAIIIAALAYLLIPAVSAIPYMISTGMSPVDAYFESISGWTSSGFTMLPAPDSIGHSMQLWRSVTQWIGAVGVILLMVTVLIRPGTSAYILYQSEARKERIRPSIRSTVRTIWKVYLALTIISFFILLLAGMPAWDALNVSMTAIGGGFTLYSDSIGHYDSLPIEIVLLPVMIAGAIPFAVLFMMFKLKLHTMIYDIQVRTFAGLIATGCLLLVAQNYFYFYNDLFSATRYSVFQLVSAITSTGLQTTDISGWSPTALLIMSIAMIIGGCAGSTSGGIKVAREIFLVNQIKLWLKKTLLSKKAVIVIRLGQHKVVEKTITEELNEATLISFLWILNILVSIMLLANILGPEVSLSNLIFEVCSAQGNCGLTTGIINPAISPLAKLIFIADMWMGRLEIVPVILLLRTVFRGFGR, translated from the coding sequence TTGCCGCGGAACAATGATTTAAACATCATCCTCGGGGATCTGAAGAGCCTGTTTTCAATTGCAGCCGTGCTGATGTCCGCAATGGTTGTCTCCAGCCTGCTCTTCTGGGAACTGAGGAGCGCTGCCGGCTTTATCGCAGGGATGCTCGTCAGCCTGATCATAGCGGCGGCGATCCACTCGATCACGCCGAGGTCGGAAGCGCTCGAGCTTAAGCACGCGATTATCATCGCAGCCCTCGCTTACCTCTTAATCCCGGCAGTGAGCGCTATCCCCTATATGATCAGCACAGGGATGTCGCCTGTAGATGCCTATTTCGAGTCGATCTCGGGCTGGACGAGCAGCGGCTTTACGATGCTACCAGCGCCGGACAGCATCGGCCACTCAATGCAGCTATGGCGCAGCGTGACCCAGTGGATCGGCGCGGTGGGCGTCATTCTGCTGATGGTGACTGTCCTGATCCGGCCGGGCACCAGCGCTTACATCCTTTATCAGTCTGAAGCCAGAAAAGAGAGGATAAGGCCAAGCATAAGGTCGACTGTACGGACAATCTGGAAGGTTTACTTAGCGCTGACGATCATCTCTTTTTTTATCCTGCTACTGGCGGGGATGCCCGCGTGGGATGCCCTGAACGTTTCCATGACCGCCATAGGGGGAGGCTTCACGCTCTACTCAGACAGCATAGGCCATTACGACAGCCTCCCGATCGAGATCGTGCTGCTGCCAGTCATGATCGCCGGGGCGATACCTTTCGCTGTCCTCTTCATGATGTTCAAGCTGAAGCTGCATACGATGATCTACGATATCCAGGTGAGGACTTTTGCAGGCTTGATTGCCACTGGTTGTCTGCTGCTGGTGGCCCAGAACTACTTTTACTTTTACAACGACCTGTTCAGCGCCACCAGGTATTCGGTTTTCCAGCTCGTATCGGCCATTACAAGCACGGGTTTGCAGACCACGGACATTTCCGGCTGGTCCCCCACCGCGCTCCTGATCATGTCCATCGCCATGATCATAGGCGGATGCGCCGGGTCGACCAGCGGCGGCATCAAGGTCGCCAGAGAGATTTTTCTGGTCAACCAGATCAAGCTCTGGCTGAAAAAGACCCTGCTGTCAAAAAAAGCGGTCATCGTGATCAGGCTGGGACAGCACAAGGTAGTCGAAAAAACGATAACGGAAGAGCTGAACGAAGCCACCCTTATCTCGTTCCTCTGGATCCTGAACATCCTCGTCAGCATCATGCTGCTGGCCAACATCCTGGGACCGGAAGTCAGCCTCTCCAACCTCATCTTCGAAGTGTGCTCAGCTCAGGGCAACTGTGGCCTGACCACCGGTATTATCAACCCGGCTATCAGCCCTCTGGCAAAGCTGATCTTCATAGCCGACATGTGGATGGGGAGGCTGGAGATCGTCCCGGTCATACTGCTGTTGAGGACCGTGTTCAGAGGTTTTGGCAGATAG
- a CDS encoding potassium channel family protein: MYIIIIGLGGIGRSLAKIAVAEKHNVMVIDRNAERTENMALKYDLVGITGDASMLSTLEEANISEADAVICTTGDDNVNLMVVLKALELGIKTVTTVVNEQENIEIFKKTGAIIHKDPDAIVAENIFNSIWRPGINAFTSMAGGKAEIIEVIIHEGSHAAGKAIRELGLPSNTLIIAIERGDEVIIPEGSTLILPNDSLYVFARSDVVDKVSSIFQ, from the coding sequence TTGTACATCATCATCATCGGGCTGGGAGGGATAGGCAGAAGCCTGGCGAAGATAGCGGTGGCTGAGAAGCATAACGTGATGGTCATCGATCGGAACGCTGAGAGGACCGAGAACATGGCCTTAAAGTACGATCTCGTAGGCATCACTGGCGATGCCTCGATGCTGTCGACGCTGGAAGAGGCGAACATATCAGAGGCCGACGCGGTCATCTGCACAACGGGAGACGACAACGTAAACCTGATGGTCGTGCTCAAGGCCCTGGAGCTTGGAATCAAGACTGTCACGACAGTAGTTAACGAGCAGGAAAACATCGAGATTTTTAAAAAAACAGGCGCTATCATCCACAAAGACCCGGATGCAATCGTGGCTGAAAACATCTTTAACTCGATCTGGAGGCCGGGCATCAACGCCTTCACTTCGATGGCCGGGGGAAAAGCCGAGATCATAGAGGTGATCATACACGAAGGGTCTCATGCCGCAGGGAAGGCCATCCGGGAGCTTGGCCTGCCATCAAACACCCTGATCATAGCCATCGAGCGCGGCGACGAAGTGATCATTCCGGAAGGCAGCACCCTGATCCTGCCCAACGATTCGCTGTACGTGTTTGCCAGAAGCGATGTCGTGGATAAGGTTTCGAGCATATTCCAGTAA
- a CDS encoding histidine kinase N-terminal 7TM domain-containing protein: MILDFRTGLDILVLCLSTSQIGYATIVIVAIILVMHIWQRRSMPGGRYFSLLLTALSFWALMCLIELSATDQFLLNTVIRLQYVAVTCAGPLWLLFVLDYGYRSHWILKSKIHWIWVIPVIASILALTNEWHGLIWPRAAGDLSILGHGLFLSINLAYTYLLLLAGFCLMLLTTMSSYKSDLRKALTLMAATMIPIASSLIIFLGLEPAGIDITPPALTATIMIFAWSIYHQQLFPLVPVAKELLVRSMPDGMLVLDKDGRLVDQNPAAESLLGITGDSLGQSAEKVLSRWPGLIDCINLGTTTEIVVSEADAQTWLDVRVSTIDDGPGKFYGRLVALRDITQHKLSEEAITRSNESLRVEIAERKQVEKALQAEIEVRRQAEEKLEISLKEKELLLKEIHHRVKNNLQIISSLMNLQISTMTNEAARASLKESQNRIKSMALIHEQLYLSRDLASIDFKGYVANLISFWARSYVIRPEVTFVARIDDISLDIDTAIPCGLIINELISNSLKYAFVGGQPGTIEVAMTWAGGGYRLSVSDDGIGLPSGLDFRNTTTLGMQLVVTLTEQLGGLIEHPDGPGTTFIITFSKGLDKAAHG, from the coding sequence ATGATTCTGGATTTCCGCACGGGGCTTGATATTCTGGTACTCTGTCTGTCCACGAGTCAGATCGGCTACGCTACTATTGTGATAGTGGCCATCATACTGGTAATGCACATATGGCAGCGGCGTAGCATGCCCGGCGGCAGGTATTTTTCCCTGTTACTGACCGCCTTATCTTTTTGGGCCCTCATGTGCCTGATAGAGCTGTCTGCCACAGACCAATTCCTTTTGAACACGGTAATCCGGCTGCAATATGTGGCCGTCACCTGTGCAGGCCCGCTGTGGCTGCTGTTCGTCCTCGATTACGGCTATCGCAGCCACTGGATCTTAAAAAGTAAAATTCACTGGATATGGGTAATCCCCGTGATCGCCAGCATTCTCGCCTTGACGAATGAATGGCACGGGCTGATCTGGCCCCGGGCCGCAGGTGACCTGTCTATACTCGGACATGGCCTGTTCCTCTCGATCAACCTCGCATACACTTACCTGTTGCTGCTGGCCGGCTTTTGCCTCATGCTATTGACTACCATGAGTTCCTATAAGAGCGACCTTCGCAAAGCCCTTACCCTTATGGCTGCGACGATGATCCCTATAGCCAGCAGCCTTATCATTTTTTTAGGCCTGGAACCGGCCGGCATCGACATCACGCCTCCGGCGCTCACTGCTACTATCATGATCTTCGCATGGAGCATCTACCATCAGCAACTGTTCCCGCTGGTCCCGGTGGCAAAAGAGCTGCTGGTCAGGAGCATGCCAGACGGGATGCTGGTGCTGGATAAGGACGGCAGGCTTGTCGATCAGAATCCGGCAGCTGAGAGTCTGCTGGGCATTACCGGTGATTCGCTCGGACAGTCTGCAGAAAAAGTCCTGTCCAGATGGCCCGGACTGATCGATTGTATCAACCTCGGCACGACGACCGAGATCGTGGTCAGTGAGGCGGACGCCCAAACGTGGCTTGACGTCCGTGTATCTACCATCGACGACGGCCCCGGCAAGTTTTATGGCAGGCTCGTTGCACTGCGGGATATCACTCAGCATAAGCTCTCAGAAGAAGCGATCACCCGGTCTAACGAGTCTCTCCGGGTCGAGATTGCCGAGCGAAAGCAGGTGGAAAAGGCACTGCAGGCTGAGATCGAAGTCCGCCGGCAGGCAGAAGAAAAGCTGGAAATCTCGCTGAAAGAGAAAGAGCTGCTGCTGAAAGAGATACACCACCGGGTGAAGAACAACCTCCAGATTATCTCCAGCCTCATGAACCTGCAGATCTCCACAATGACGAACGAGGCTGCTCGCGCCAGCCTGAAGGAGAGCCAGAACCGGATAAAGTCCATGGCCCTGATCCACGAGCAGCTATACCTGTCCAGAGACCTGGCGAGCATCGATTTCAAGGGCTACGTCGCGAACCTTATCTCTTTCTGGGCCCGGTCATACGTGATCCGCCCCGAAGTTACCTTCGTTGCCCGGATCGACGACATCTCTCTGGATATCGACACGGCGATCCCCTGCGGCCTGATCATCAACGAGCTGATCTCGAACAGCCTGAAGTACGCGTTTGTGGGAGGGCAGCCCGGAACCATTGAGGTAGCTATGACCTGGGCGGGCGGAGGGTATCGCCTCTCCGTGAGCGATGACGGCATCGGGCTGCCCTCCGGCCTCGATTTCCGGAATACCACTACCCTCGGCATGCAGCTGGTCGTGACCCTGACCGAACAGCTGGGCGGGCTTATCGAGCATCCCGACGGTCCCGGGACGACGTTTATCATCACCTTCAGTAAGGGCCTCGACAAAGCCGCCCACGGGTAG
- a CDS encoding Ig-like domain-containing protein, giving the protein MKDKYRLYNDRLFQWPGVCYKILNIVTVSIVLLGLLISSASGPIGVSLAASPLAEDDAYTTDEDTPLNVPAPGVLSNDADSDGDTITAILIAGPVNGALTLNLNGSFAYTPKPDWHGTDSFTYVANDGTANSSAATVTLTVNPVDDMPIALNDDYQVAEDNTLTIAAPGVLSNDVDPEGGTLTAVYNSLPNHGTLTLNADGSFVYTPSTNYHGTDSFTYKALTYRGLDGTAESDIATVTITVNPINDLPVAGNDTYTTSEDAPLIKSTVSEGVLGNDADIDADSLTAIIVTSPAHGALSLNPDGTFTYIPNANFYGTDSFTYKANDGTADSNTATATITITPVNDAPTAVDDSYRIDRNTSLWAAQGVLHNDVDVEGDNMIVMLVTGVTHGTLALYSNGTFAYTPEDGYLGIDTFTYKVNDGTEDSVTATVSLIVNKAPVAGDNAYSLNEDTTLAIAAPGVLNDDADPDGGTLTAVLMSGPDHGTLTLNADGSFVYTPWANYHGLDWFTYKAYDGIEYSEPRTVTITVNSINDVPVASDDSYEVSEDSTLSPQVPGVLGNDWDADGTQMGAYLVSGPSHGSLTLYNNGSFRYVPASNYYGEDSFKYTAGDGSSNSSAATVRIKVNPVNDLPSFKNPSYPSRTEPGKPISFSLSFTDPDPENTHIATIYWGDGAKSYASVSESSGSGTITGEHTYTVPGKYRITTFLIEVDGESVSYQTDEINVTTVSDSDTGSSEGSNGDNSGEATPTPEPTIQPSQAPTGTPSPSPGTDGSVTSTIVWLMLAVFGGLAIIVTGYLVFFRRKS; this is encoded by the coding sequence ATGAAGGACAAATATCGGCTATACAATGATCGGCTTTTCCAATGGCCGGGCGTCTGTTATAAAATCCTGAATATAGTCACAGTCAGCATAGTTCTCCTGGGATTGCTCATAAGCAGCGCATCCGGTCCCATAGGAGTATCGTTAGCCGCGTCACCGCTGGCTGAAGACGACGCATACACCACGGACGAAGATACACCCCTGAACGTGCCAGCCCCCGGCGTACTGAGCAACGACGCAGATAGTGATGGTGATACCATCACTGCGATCTTGATCGCCGGGCCCGTGAACGGAGCACTCACACTCAACCTGAACGGATCGTTCGCCTACACTCCAAAGCCAGACTGGCATGGCACCGATTCGTTCACGTACGTAGCAAACGATGGTACCGCAAACTCCAGTGCGGCCACAGTTACGCTGACGGTCAACCCGGTCGACGACATGCCGATAGCTCTTAATGACGATTACCAGGTGGCAGAGGATAACACGCTGACCATAGCAGCCCCAGGAGTCCTTAGTAATGATGTGGACCCGGAGGGGGGCACCTTAACGGCAGTATATAATTCACTGCCGAATCACGGCACTCTGACGCTCAACGCCGACGGCAGCTTTGTATATACCCCCTCGACTAACTACCATGGCACCGACTCCTTCACCTACAAGGCCCTCACCTACAGGGGCCTCGACGGCACCGCAGAATCCGACATAGCGACTGTTACTATCACAGTAAATCCGATCAATGATCTCCCGGTTGCCGGTAATGACACATACACTACTTCTGAGGATGCCCCGCTGATCAAGAGTACTGTCAGCGAGGGCGTACTGGGGAACGACGCAGATATCGACGCAGACAGCCTGACCGCCATCATCGTCACGAGTCCTGCGCACGGTGCTCTCTCCCTCAACCCCGACGGAACCTTCACCTACATCCCGAACGCCAACTTCTACGGCACCGACTCCTTCACCTATAAAGCCAATGACGGCACCGCAGACTCCAACACAGCGACAGCCACCATCACTATCACACCGGTCAACGATGCGCCCACAGCCGTAGATGATTCTTACAGGATCGACAGGAATACGTCACTATGGGCAGCCCAGGGCGTGCTCCACAACGATGTTGACGTCGAGGGAGACAATATGATCGTGATGCTCGTGACAGGCGTTACCCACGGCACGCTTGCCTTATACTCGAATGGGACATTTGCATACACACCTGAAGATGGGTACCTGGGGATTGACACGTTTACCTACAAGGTGAATGACGGCACTGAGGACTCAGTGACAGCCACAGTAAGCCTGATTGTAAACAAGGCCCCCGTAGCAGGTGATAATGCATATAGCCTGAACGAGGATACCACTCTGGCCATAGCAGCCCCGGGAGTGCTCAATGATGATGCAGACCCGGATGGGGGCACCTTGACGGCAGTACTTATGTCGGGGCCGGATCACGGCACTCTGACGCTTAATGCCGACGGCAGCTTTGTATATACCCCATGGGCTAACTATCATGGCCTGGACTGGTTCACATACAAGGCGTACGACGGAATCGAATACTCGGAGCCACGGACCGTCACAATCACCGTAAACAGCATCAACGACGTGCCGGTAGCCAGCGATGACAGCTATGAGGTCAGCGAGGATTCTACGCTATCCCCGCAGGTCCCGGGCGTGCTCGGGAACGACTGGGACGCTGACGGCACCCAGATGGGCGCATATTTAGTCTCAGGCCCCAGCCACGGTTCACTGACGCTTTATAACAATGGATCCTTCCGGTATGTCCCGGCCTCTAATTACTATGGCGAGGACTCGTTCAAGTACACCGCCGGGGACGGAAGCTCGAATTCAAGCGCTGCGACGGTGAGAATCAAGGTCAACCCGGTGAACGATCTCCCCTCTTTTAAGAATCCATCGTACCCGTCCAGGACGGAACCAGGCAAGCCTATCAGCTTCAGCCTGTCGTTTACCGATCCGGATCCAGAAAATACCCACATTGCCACAATCTACTGGGGTGACGGCGCAAAATCGTATGCATCGGTCAGCGAAAGCTCAGGATCGGGCACGATCACGGGAGAGCATACCTACACCGTACCCGGCAAATACCGGATCACCACGTTCCTGATAGAGGTGGACGGGGAGTCGGTTTCGTATCAGACCGACGAAATCAACGTCACCACTGTAAGTGATAGCGATACCGGCTCAAGCGAAGGCAGCAATGGAGACAATTCGGGCGAGGCAACACCGACACCGGAGCCGACAATCCAGCCGTCGCAGGCTCCGACAGGCACGCCATCCCCATCTCCGGGGACTGACGGATCGGTCACGTCCACAATAGTGTGGCTGATGTTGGCGGTTTTCGGAGGGCTGGCAATAATCGTCACCGGATACCTGGTATTCTTCAGGCGCAAGAGCTGA